In Bradyrhizobium sp. 200, the sequence ATCCTGGGCGTTCTCACGGACGTGTCCGCCAAGAAGAAGGCCGCCTAAACCATCGCTCGCACCGCTCATCCTGAGGAGCGCCTGCTGGGCGTCGCCAAGGGTGAGACCAAGTAAAACATTCAGGAAAACCCACATGTCAGCCAAAGAAGTCAAGTTCGGCGTAGACGCCCGCGACCGCATGTTGCGCGGCGTCGAAATTCTCAACAACGCGGTAAAGGTCACCCTCGGTCCGAAGGGCCGCAACGTCGTGCTCGACAAGTCGTTCGGCGCTCCGCGCATCACCAAGGACGGCGTCACCGTCGCCAAGGAGATCGAGCTCGACGACAAGTTCGAGAACATGGGCGCGCAAATGGTGCGCGAAGTCGCCTCCAAGTCCGCCGATGCGGCCGGCGACGGCACCACCACCGCAACCGTGCTCGCGGCCGCGATCGTTCGTGAAGGCGCCAAGTCGGTTGCCGCCGGCATGAACCCGATGGACCTGAAGCGTGGTATCGACCTGGCCGTGGAAGCCGTGGTCGCCGACCTCGTCAAGAACTCCAAGAAGGTCACCTCGAACGACGAGATCGCCCAGATCGGCACCATCTCGGCCAACGGCGACGCCGAGATCGGCAAGTTCCTCTCCGACGCCATGAAGAAGGTCGGCAACGAGGGTGTCATCACCGTCGAGGAAGCCAAGTCGCTCGAAACCGAACTCGACGTCGTCGAGGGCATGCAGTTCGACCGCGGCTACATCTCGCCCTACTTCGTCACCAACGCCGACAAGATGCGCGTTGAGATGGACGACGCCTACATCCTCATCAACGAGAAGAAGCTCTCCTCGCTGAACGAGCTGCTGCCGCTGCTCGAGGCCGTGGTGCAGACCGGCAAGCCGCTGATCATCGTCGCCGAGGACGTCGAGGGCGAAGCCCTCGCGACCCTCGTCGTCAACCGCCTGCGCGGTGGTCTGAAGGTCGCGGCCGTCAAGGCTCCGGGCTTCGGCGATCGCCGCAAGGCCATGCTGCAGGACATCGCGATCCTGACCGGCGGCCAGGCGATCTCGGAAGATCTCGGCATCAAGCTCGAGAACGTCACGCTCAACATGCTCGGTCGCGCCAAGAAGATGATGATCGACAAGGAGAACACCACGATCGTCAACGGCGCCGGCAAGAAGGCCGACATCGAGGCGCGCGTGGCCCAGATCAAGGCGCAGATCGAGGAGACCACCTCGGACTACGACCGTGAGAAGCTCCAGGAGCGTCTCGCCAAGCTCGCAGGCGGCGTCGCGGTGATCCGCGTCGGCGGCGCGACCGAGGTCGAGGTGAAGGAGCGCAAGGATCGCGTTGATGACGCGATGCATGCGACCCGCGCAGCGGTCGAGGAAGGCATCGTCCCGGGCGGCGGCGTCGCCCTGCTCCGTGCCTCCGAGCAGCTCAAAGGTCTGCGCACCAAGAACGACGACCAGAAGACCGGCGTCGAGATCGTGCGCAAGGCGCTCTCCGCGCCCGCTCGCCAGATCGCGATCAACGCCGGTGAAGACGGCTCGGTGATCGTCGGCAAGATCCTGGAGAAGGAGCAATACGCCTACGGCTTCGACTCGCAGACGGGCGAGTATGGCAACCTGGTCACCAAGGGCATCATCGACCCGACCAAGGTGGTCCGCACCGCGATCCAGAACGCAGCGTCCGTCGCGGCGCTCTTGATCACCACCGAAGCCATGGTCGCCGAGCTGCCGAAGAAGAACACCGGCGCGCCCGCGATGCCTCCGGGCGGCGGCATGGGCGGCATGGACTTCTGATCCAACTCTCTCTAAAATGCGATCCCCGGCAGAAAAATGCCGGGGTCATTTTTGCTCGCGACTTTTCCAGTTCGTTGTTCTGATCTCGCGCTATGCGCTGCGGAAATGACGATCAGAAGTTGCTAGACGTTCCGCTTGGGGTTTTGCGAGTCTGCTGGTAGGCATGTCACCGGGAGGACGAGCGGGTGATCGCCGTTCTGCACAGTCTTTCCCTGCGGCCTCAACGTCGGCGGCTGGTCAAGGCGAACACCTGAGAACGCCCGGTCGCGGTAGCAACCCATTGGCGCTACTGACTTAAATAGCATCGGTTCCCGCGCCTATCCATCGCTGTAAACGGATGCGCGAGCTAGGTAGCGGTCCCCCGGAAGAGCGATCCTCATCTCTCCTAATTTGGGCCGATCTGTTGCACCGTCCACAATCAGAAGAAGAACATCGCCAACTCAATCGAGACGGAAGATCTTTCGCCCAACCGCTACAATTTCCCGGTCGGTCGGGGGATTACTTGTCTCGACGTGCAGGGTGAGATCCGGCCTGTTCACTCTCAGGAAGTTCATCAGCTCGGTCTTCTCGGTTCCCGGTCCGATGATCAGCAGATCAGTGCAGCTACTCAGGGCCCGACCTACCCTGACGACAAACGTCGGATCGTCATCCACGTCGGCAGAGCCAGTATGCGCTTTGCAATCAAGGCGCTGGGGCGCCAAATGCGCGCGTACGGCCGTCGCGCTGACGCCCGTTAAACCTATGGAGAATATCTTAGCAATGAGGTGGTCGATCCACACGACCGCGTGCGAATGAATCTGAGTTGTCATGTCGCTCATGAATGGATTCCATTGCATTTCGTGATTCACCTCTCCGTCGGAGCGCGAGCCCGCACGCAAATTTCCTGCGGCTCACGATGCCAATCATGGGTCAAGTGATCAGCCGTAAACCGACTCGCTACGTTGATGTAGCCGGGAACAGATCGCGTTGACCGTGAGCGCTTTGCAGCTGGAAAGCGTCCACAACCTCATGCCGCATGCCGCCTCTTGACGATCGAAGGCTTGTGCATTCTCCGCTCCATGTCGCCCACTGCTCCGAGATGGAGTTAACGCACCATTGCGAATGCTCGAGCGCAACGAAGGAGAGCTCTTGTGGCTGTGAGAGTTCAAGATATTCAGGTTTGCGAAGCCATCCCGCCGGACGCGGGATGGCTGGAGTGAAGCCATAGAGCACAACGACATCCCGCAGTGGCGGGTCATGACATACACGGATGCGGCCTGGTCACTGATCTCTCCGACCAAACGCGCTGATGCTGACAGGCCGCCATTTGCACTGGCGACCTTAACGAACTCACTCGTCAACCGCACTCAATCCACAAGCCGCCTGGATGCATAGGTGTATTCGAGTGCCAGCCGTCGCGCGTATCCCGTGAGATTGGCGGTCGCGCTATGTCCGCCGTCGATATTCTCATAGTAGTAATAGGGCTGGCCGAGCGCAGCAAGCCTGGCGGCTGCCTTGCGGCCGTGGGCCGGATGCACGCGGCCGTCCTTGGTGGAGGTGAGAATGAAGGGGACTGGGTAGGTCTTGCCCGGGACAAGCTTCTGATAGGGCGAGTAGGCCTCGATCCATCCGCGCTGCTCCGGATGGCGGGATCGCCATCCCAACTTGGTGAACCGAAGCATGTCGAACAGCGCCACCTGCACGATCGCTGCGTTGAAGAGGTCCCGGCGCTGAGTAATCGCGGTGCCCACCAGCAGACCTCCCTGGCTGGCGCCGACCACGCCCAGTCGGCGCGGAGAGGTGACCTCCGGCGGATTAGGTCCTCCGCAAAGGCGATGAAATCATCCCATGTCCGCTGCTTCGTTGCCGCTTGGGCCGGCTCGTGCCATCGCGGCCCAAACTCGCCGCCGCCGCGCAGGTTCGCGACGACATATGCATTGCCCTGCTCGGGCCAGAGCCGCCCCATCGCTCCCGCATAGGATGGCAGGAGCGAAGCCTGGAATCCGCCATGACCATTGAGAAGGGCTGGGATCTCCGCTCCGAACCTCGCGTTCTTGGGACGCACCAGAAAGTAGGGAATCCGGGTCCCGTCCAGCGAAGTGGCCTCGAACTGCTCCGCGACATGCCTGGACGCGTTGAACTTCCGAAGTGTCGTCCTCAGTATTTCAAGCCGCTCGCTCGCCGTGTCGAAGTACCAGAGGGACGTCGGCCCCAGATAGTTGGAGACGGTGAACAGCACCACGTCCGTTTCTTCGCTAGCGGCTGACAGGCTGACGTTCTCGTTCGTAGGGAGCGGGATCGGTGTGGCCCGCCAAGTGCCCTGGTCGTACCTGTAGATGAATGCCTTGCTCTGAACATTGTCAGGGATCGCCAGGATCAACAAGTTCTTGGTGACCGCGAACCCGCTGACCTAATTTGCGCTGGGAAGTAGTCTAGCGCCTTCAAGTGCCTTCGGAGTTTGGGCTCAACCTTTGTTGCGGTGTGCTCGTCTTTGAGGACGGCACACAGGCCGGAGCGGTATTCATCGTGTGGAGTTAAGAGTCGACAGTGGCTCGTCCGCCCGAGCGCTTGCGGAAATCAGCGTGAGACACGAGTCACTTCCAAAAAAGAGATTCTGGCCAACCTGTGAACTCCAATTCGAAGCTACGTAGGCCAGTGAGTTTGGTGGTGAATTTAAGGGTCTTCCCTGAAAGGGCTGCCAATGAGCCAGATGCGAACTTGAATACTGTCGTGCCGGAAGTTGCGACCGCAATGCCTTGCTCGCCTTCCATGCTAGAGAAGCCGGTCACCTCGGAGAGTTGCCCAATTGCAACTCCCTCCAGCGCGCGGTGAAATTCCAGGGACGCTAAGTATGTTCCTTTATCCGCAGCCCACTCGCTGACCGACACTGCTGTAATCCCCGCGTCACTCAAGAGGCCATCCGCGATCCGGCAGCCATATTGAACCGTGAGAATGACCCGCTCGTCCCGAATTCCGACCGGCTCTCTATCGGCGGCAGTGATCGTGCACGCGTACCGCCTTGTGTCCGCAACCGCGCCCGTGCTTAGCCCGAGCAACTCGAGAGCGGAACTTAATACAAAAGCGATAATGGGTCTTCTCATTCGGCTACACCTAGTCTGGAGTATCGTTCGCCTTTGTACAATCTGACGCTACGGCCGATTCAAGCTTCTTCGATCGCTCTGTCGGATGAAAGCTACTCATGGTGACCGCGGTGTCGCAGAAACGGGGCAATCGGTATCCCCCCAGCGGTGGCCCTGGATGGGCGGCCCGAACGGTTTCATTATCGGCGCTCACGGTGCGCCGCGGGCCAGCACATCGGTGAACCAAGGCTGAGGGCCGACGCATTCAGCTCGGCGGCGGCCATGACGGGCGCGACGGCCCGCGGCGACGGAGCGCTACGTTCCTGACGCAGGCGCATGCGTTCTATGAGCGGACACCATTTTCCGCGCCAATGACCCGCGGCACAGGTCCCGAATTTTGCTTCACAGTGTCCATGTAAAAGGAAACGTGGTCGCTAGGAGCCGTTCAAAGGCAGATTGCCGCTCAAGCAGGCGCTCTTCGAGAACCTTACGCTCGAGATCACTTAGCTCGCTTTGAAGTCTTCTTCGACAGCGCCAAATATCATTCCGCACGTATCTGATCTCATTCAAGCGATCGTCAATCGAAGCCATCACGGACACCATATCTAGCTTGAAACAGCCATGGACACTGCGGACATGATGTAACGATCTCCTCCCAGCATGTCCTCTTGTATCGAAGTCTTTCAACGCAAGAGCACGAAGTGACCGTCGCTTCCGCAGAAGTTCAGCGATTTTTGCCATCAGCGCGCAGGATTTCAAAAGCTGCCACTCGCCCGCGAGTGAGTCGAAATCGTTATCTTATTCCAACCAACACGCGGCCCGATCAGGTGTCAGGCCGGCCACTTAAGCTGGTGTCGAATGGGAGTATCTGAGTAATCGGACGGTCGTACCGTCAAACTGTGGGTAACAGATTTGAGATCGGCAATTGCCATGCCAGCGAACCCCAGGTGGGGTTCAAGACAAGCCATGTTCAGGCTTGGGGGCTCGTCTGTTACAAACGAGTGGGATTTCGGCGGCGGCGCGCGAAGAGCCGGCCCGGATATGAGGTCGGAGAGCCTTCAGTCGGCAGGGCGAGGCGAAATCGTGAGCGATGCGCAGCGCCGGGCGCCTCGGCTCAGTGTCTCGCCGTAGGCCAGCGTAGATCTTATTACCGCCGTCCCACGTGCGGCCGGCAAGCTGGCAATTGGATCTCATCACAAAAGTTTCTGCGATGATGTCTAGCCGGGACTGGCGCTTGTCGCATCTGTGACACTGTATGTATTCATCAAGCCAAGACATCCGACGTTGTTCGGTAGCCCGGACTCGGCAGCGGCGGAGTCGATGCCGGTCCGACCTCCGTCGGTCACGGCTGGAAGGTCGGCCTACGTCGAGCTCCAACCGTCTACAACGCAGTGTTCAATGCGGCGCAATTCTGGGACGGACGCGCCGCGGACCTCAAGGCGCAAGCAACTGGCCCTGTGCAGGCGAGTGCCGAAATGAATGCGACTCCGGATCGTGTGCTCGACACCTTGAACTCAATGACCAGCTATGTCGTCTTGTTCAAAAACGCTTTCCCGAACGAAGCGAGACCGGTCAGCTTTGAAAACTTTGCGAAGGCAATCGAGGCTTTTGAAGCGACTCTCATTACACCTGCGGCCCCGTTCGATCAGTATTTGGAGGGCAATACACATGCTCTCGATGATCAGCAGAAGTCAGGGTTGGCGCTGTTTATGGAGAAGGGATGCTCCTCTTGCCACAATGGAATCAATGTCGGTGGACAGGCCTACTTCCCGTTCGGCGTGATGAAGAAGCCGGATGCAACCCTGCTTCCGGAAGGCGATAAGGGCCGATTCGCGGTCACCAAGGCGGTCGGCGACGAATATGTCTTCCGCGCGGCGCCGTTGCGGAACGTCGCGTTGCGAGCCCCTTACTTCCATTCGGGCCAGGTTTGGAGCCTGAAGCAAGCTGTCGCCCTGATGAGTGAAATCCAGCTCGGCGCCAAGCTTAGTGATGGGGAAGAAAACGACATTGTCGCGTTTCTGAATTCGCTAACCGGGCGCCTACCTAAGATCGAGTATCCGATACTACCCACCCGTACCAACACGACGCCAAAGCCTTCAATAGACAGATAGGATTAACAGCACCAGCTTCATGCCTTGCCGAATAGTAACAGATGCGACGCAAGAACCCGGCGTCCCGCACACGTCCTCAGCGGCTTGTCGGCGACCTTGCGTTTGATCGCGCCGCCCGGACCTGGCCAGAAGCTGTAGCCCAGGAACTTGCGACCGAACACACTGGCCACTGCGCTTTTGGTCTCGTTGACCGTCAAGCGCAGCTTGCCGTAGAGCCGCCGAAGCAGCCCATCACCCGGTCCGCCCGGCGGCTGCGAACGTAGACGTTCGCATCGTCGGCGTAACGCACGAAGCAATGGCCCCGATGTTCCAGCGCCTTGTCCACTTCATCGAGCAGGACATTGGCCAGCAGCGGCGATAGCGGCCCGCATTGCGGCGTCCCCATCGTACGCGTCTGGACCACGCCATCGTCCATGATTCCGCTGTTCAGATACGCCCGGATCAGCCGGATGACTCCGGTGTCCCCGATCCGTTTCTGAAAGCGGTCGATGAGGATGTCGTGATTGACCGGGTCAAAGGAAGCGGCCACAGACTACCCATCACCGTGATATTCCAGATTCGCTGACCATCACCCGCGAGCGCCACGCCTTCGAAGGCCAGTCGCTGGCCGTGATCAGCAGCATCCGGCGGCGCGGCGTCCTCCTCGTTCTCGTGGTCTTGCCAGACGGTAGCCGCTCGCTGATTCCGGCCGACTGGACCGATTGGAACGCCGAGCAGGCAAGCCGAACGCCGGCGGACGATGCTGGTGGTGCCCACGATCTCGGCCGGCTCGGCGATTTGCTCCACCTGCGCAAGATCATTGACGCTCTCTACGACCGACCCGTCGAGTCGGCGCAGGAGAGCCGCCATGCAACTGAACCTAGCCTTTCTCGACCAATCCAAGCTTCCACCGAATCCCTTTCCAGCAGCCCCGTCGGCGACGACGTGGGAGCAGCTCGACGAAGCCTCGCGCGTCGCGGCGCTCGAGAACCTCTCACGTCTCATCGCCCGCATGATCTCGGCCAGGTCGACGAGGGAGGCAAGCGATGAATGAACGCGCCAAGATCACGGCCAGCCATCTGTCCCGCCAAGCCATCGTCTACCTGCGCCAGTCGAGCGCCGCCCAGGTCGAGCACAATCGCGAGTCGACCGATCGGCAGTATGCGCTTGCCGCCAAAGCCCGCGAGCTTGGCTGGCCCGACGACCGCATCATCATCGTCATCGACGAGGACCTCGGGCTTTCCGGCTCCGGTTTTGTCGCGAGATCGGGCTTCGCCCGCCTCACCGCCGCAGTCGCGCTCGCCCACGTCGGCCTCGTGCTCGGACTCGAGGTCTCGCGCCTGGCGCGCAACAATGCCGACTGGCACCGCCTCATCGACCTCGGCGGCCTCACCGACACGCTGATTGGCGACGCCGACGGCATCTATCATCCAGCCCTCTTCAATGATCGTCTCCTGCTCGGGCTCAAGGGCACCATGAGCGAAGCCGAGCTGCATGTGCTGCGGGCCCGCCTCAACGGCGGCATTCGCAACAAGGCAGCACGTGGTGAGCTCCGCCGAGGATTGCCGGTCGGCTTTGTCTGGGGCGAAGCCGATGGCGAGACCCGCTTCCACCCCGATGAGGCCGTTGTCACTGCCATCCGCAACGTCTTCGCCCGTTTCGCCGAGACAGGCTCGGTGCGCCGCGTCTGGCTCTGGTTCCGCTCGGAGGGGCTCACATTCCCTCTGCAGATGCACCAGGGCGCAGAGATCCGCTGGGTCGAGGCCAGCTACACTGCTATCCACCACGTGCTCACAAATCCCGTCTATGCTGGCGCTTACGCCTATGGCAAATCACGTCAGGAGACGATGCTGGATGCGGCAGGTGTACGCAGAAAGCGTGTGCGACAACTGCCGCGCTCCGAGTGGCAGGTACTCATCGCGGACCACGGTTCATCGATTGGCAGACCTATGAGGCCAACCAGGATCGCATCGCCAGGAACACCCGCCCCGGGCCGCACAAAGTGGGCGGCGCCGTGAGGGAGGGCAGCGCCCTGCTGCAGAGCCTCGCCAGTTGCGGCCACTGCGGACGCCGCTTGCACACGCACTATCGTGGGCGCAATTCCGCACCGGGGTATCATTGTCCCGGCAAGATCCTGGTCGAGGGCCGTGGTGTCTATTGCCTCAACGTTGGCGGCATTCAGATCGACGAGGCTGTGACGCAGGCCTTCATCGCCGCCCTTGAGCCGGCGAAGCTCGCTGCCACGCTCGCCGCTGCCGAGCGGCTCGAAGCAGATCGCGAGACCTCGCTCAAACAATGGCGTCTCGGCGTCGAGCGGGCAAGCTACGAAGCGAGCCGCGCCGAGCGCCGCTACCGTGCCGTCGATCCAGACAACCGGTTGGTTGCTCGCGGCCTGGAACGAGGGAGGAGAGCTTGAGCGCACTGGAAGCCGCTAAGACCGAGCTTGCACGCCGCGAACAGCAGCGCCCACGCGTGATCCCCCAGAAAGAGCGTGACCGCCTGCTCGCGATCGGAGCTGATCTCGCCACCCCGCAACCACCATGCCACGCGACAGGAAGGAACTGCTGCAGACATTGCTCGAGGAGGTCATCATAAAGGTCGAGCGCGACAAGGCCGCGGCCCACCTCACGCTACGCTGGAAAGGCGGTACCCTCAACGAGATCGATCTCGCGCTGCCGCGCTCGCGGCCGGCCACGATACGCACCGATGAGGACACGATCGCGCTCGTCCGCCGGCTGGCGGGGCATTATCCCGACGCCGTGATCGCCGGCATTCTCAATCGCCAGGGGCGCACCACGGTATACGGCCATCGCTTCGAGGCGGGCCGTGTCGGCAATCTGCGTCGCCACTGGGACATCCCGTGCTTCGAGGCCGGGCCGTCCTCCACCAAGGGCGAACTGGCGTCGATCAAGAAGGCCGCGGTCGTGCTCGGCGTCGCCCCTTCGACTTTGCACCGCTGGCTCAACGACGGCATCATTCCGGGCGAGCAGCTGACGCCCGGCGCACCCTGGCGCATTCGCCTGACCGATGACCTCATCGCCCGATTCAGCGAGACTGCGGGGGACGGCTTCGTGACCATGCACGAGGCAACCCGCAAGCTCGGTGTCTCGCGCCAAACCGTGTTGCAGCGTGTCAAGCGCGGCGATCTCGAAGTCGTGCACGTCACGAATGGCAGGAAAAAGGGAATCCGGATCAAAGTGATAACCCGGCAATCCGAACTCTTCGATCAAACCTCATGAACCAGGGGGCATTATGAAGCGGTGTCCAAGAACTTTTCCAGGTCCACATCCACCACGATCCGGCGACCCGATTGCACGTATGACTGCGCCGCGAGGACGGCATCATGCGCGCTTCGACCGGGCCGGAAGCCGTAGCTGTGCTCGCGAAGGTCGGATCAAAAATGGGCTGCAGCACCTGCAGCAGCGCCTGCTGGATCCAACGATCCGTCACCGTCCGAATGCAAAGCTCGCGCTCGCCACCGTCAGGCTTGGGAATCGCCACCCGTCGTACCGGACTGGGCCGGTATGTCCCCGACAATAGGTGCTCGCGGATCGCCCGCCACGCCGTACGCAGATGTGCGACGGTCTGGTCAATGTGCAGACCGTCCCCACCAGCTGCGCCTTTGTTGGCCCGCACCCGCTTGATCGCGCGTTGCAGGTTCTCTCTCGTCAGCGCCGCCAGAAGCAGCCCTGACCCTGGCTCTCCGATCCATGCCGCGGACGGCGAGCTTCATCGCTGCCCGAGCCACACGGGGCTTCACCGCGTCCTACCCCGGACCGCCCTGCTTGCGCAGACATCTGATGCGATGCTTGCCACCTCGGCACGGTATTGAACACTCCTTCTCGTTTGGTTCTTCGCCCACCGTTCAGCCTTCCGACTCTACCGCCGGCGACTACAACCTCGGCTGACTTCTCGCTCCGGCTCGACACCGTTGCCCCTTTCAGGCACAAGGCGAGATCTCCCCAGGTAAGAACGCACTCCTTCACTGCACGACCGCCGGATCTACGCCGCTTCCCCTTGATCACGAGAGTTTCGCGGTTTGTGGCCCGCTCACCCTGTTCGGCAACGCCTTCTATCCGGTTCTTGTTCATCGGCCCGCAGCTTCGCTCCACGCCCACACTCGGTCACCCTCGTGCAGTTGCGCTTCGCTTCGCTCGTTGTGATCAACTCGCGACGGGACTTTCACCCATAAGAGTGCGCCCATGCTGGGCGCACCACAAAAAAACGCCCGGCCTCCTCGGGAGGCCGGGCGAAAGTCACGCAGGAACAACGCTGCTTTACGCATCGCACCAGCTTTCGTCGGTAGGGAGGACTACCGGCGATCGATTTACGGCGAGGGCATTCGCCGTCAAACAACGAGAAGCGGATATCACTCCGCGCGAAATCTGGAGCCGCTTGCCTTCCGCTCCTGTCGGAAACTTCGCGACTTGTCCACCACTCGCCCGCTGTCCGGTTGGCAGGGCAGTGCCTTGATTGAGCTGGGATCCTTTGCGCAAGCGGTTTGGCTGCCGTGCCCTGAAACACAAGCGACAGTTTGCCGTCGCGCAGCAGCATTTGGCACCCCCAAACACCAACAACGCTCGATTATCTTCCGGAAGAGCGTGCCAAGGCGCCAATTTCGTATGACATTCCGTAAGGGCGGTAAAATAGATTGTTGTGATGGGACGCATCCACGCGATGGATAAATGAAAAATAGCGCTGTGCTTCGCGTCGAGCGTTAATGACTTCGGAATATGTGACCTGATCGGGCATCGCCGGCACGCTGTCCGCCGTCGGATCGAAAACCGAGCTTGCCGCCGGCTGTATGCGACCGCCTCCGCCGGCGCCGGCCGGCATTCCCAGGCGCTGGGAACTTTGGGAGCTCGCAAGGACATCGTAAGCCCCCAAAGCGCGTGCATCTTATTCACAAACGCGTTGGCGAAACGCTCCGCACCATCATGGCTCAGCCCGCAACTCGCGTGCGGCGGCCACCATATTGATGAGCGCGGGACGCACCTCCTCCCATCTTCGAGTTTTCAGTCCGCAGTCGGGATTGATCCAGAGCTGCCGATCGGAAACTCGCTGCCGCGCCAACACAATCAGCTGCTTGATTTCCGCCGCTGCGGGAATGCGCGGTGAATGAATGTCATAGACGCCGGGCCCGATCTCATTGGGATATTTGTAGCTCTTTGAAGGCCTCGAGCAATTCCATCTTAGAACGCGACGTCTCGATTGAAATGACGTCAGCATCCATTGCTGCGATCGCATCGATGATTTCGTTGAACTCGGAATAACACATGTGGGTATGGATCTGAGTTCCGTCGGCGACAGCGGAGGAGCAAACGCGGAAGCTGTCCACTGCCCAATCGAGATAGTTCCTCCACTGCGATTTGCGTAGCGGCAATCCCTCCCGCAACGCAGCCTCGTCGATCTGGATCATGGTCGCTCCAGCCGCCTCAAGGTCGATGACCTCATCTCGGATCGCAAGAGCGATCTGACGGCATGTCTCGCTCCGCGAGATGTCGTCGCGGACAAACGACCAGTTCAGGATCGTCACCGGTCCGGTCAGCATAGCCTTGACGGGTTTCTTGGTCAGAGACTGCGCATAGCGCCACCATTCAACGGTCATCGGCTTCGGCCGGGAAACATCTCCGAACAGGATAGGCGGGCGAACGTACCGCGACCCATAAGACTGAACCCAGCCGTGCTTGGTGAAAGCGAATCCCAACAGCTGCTCGGCAAAGTATTGAACCATGTCATTGCGCTCGAACTCACCGTGTACGAGCCCGTCCAGGCCGATATCTTCCTGCCACTGCACGGTACGGGCTGTCTCCGCTTTCAGAAGCTGCTCGTACTGCGCGTCATTCAGCGCTCCCCGCGCATGAGCCGCACGCGCATTCCGGACGTCGACCGTTTGCGGGAAGGATCCGATGGTTGTCGTTGGAAACATCGGCAATGCGAACGCGACGCGCTGGACGTCGGCACGCTGGGTGAACGCACTGCGACGGCGACGCATGCTATCGTCGATCGCGGCCATTCGTCCGGCGACATTCGCATTGTGGATCTCGGGCGATGTTTCGCGGGTCACGGCTGCGTCCTCCGAAAGCGCAAGTTCATCGGCCACCTCGGCAGCATGGCCGGCCAGCGCTTTGCCCAATATCGAAAGTTCCTTGATCTTCTGAACTGAGAACGCCAGCCACGTCTTCAGATTGGGATCGAGATCGGTCTCTAGCTCAATGTCGATCGGAACATGAAGCAGCGAGCAGGAAGGAGCAATCTGAACACGGTCCCTGCCCAGCTTTTTGACCATAGGGGCAAGTTGGTCGAGCAGCGCCGCAAGATTGGAGCGCCAGACGTTGCGACCATCAACGACGCCTAGCGAGACCACGAGATCTCTGCGGGCTGTGGCGACAATTGCGTCCAACTGGTCGGGTGCCCGAACCAGATCGACATGAAGCCCGGCAACGGGCAAGGCCAAGGCTGTTTCAAGATTGTCGCCGATAGCGCCGAAATAAGTGGCCAGCATGATTTTAAGGGCCGG encodes:
- a CDS encoding prolyl oligopeptidase family serine peptidase — protein: MGTAITQRRDLFNAAIVQVALFDMLRFTKLGWRSRHPEQRGWIEAYSPYQKLVPGKTYPVPFILTSTKDGRVHPAHGRKAAARLAALGQPYYYYENIDGGHSATANLTGYARRLALEYTYASRRLVD
- the groL gene encoding chaperonin GroEL (60 kDa chaperone family; promotes refolding of misfolded polypeptides especially under stressful conditions; forms two stacked rings of heptamers to form a barrel-shaped 14mer; ends can be capped by GroES; misfolded proteins enter the barrel where they are refolded when GroES binds); translated protein: MSAKEVKFGVDARDRMLRGVEILNNAVKVTLGPKGRNVVLDKSFGAPRITKDGVTVAKEIELDDKFENMGAQMVREVASKSADAAGDGTTTATVLAAAIVREGAKSVAAGMNPMDLKRGIDLAVEAVVADLVKNSKKVTSNDEIAQIGTISANGDAEIGKFLSDAMKKVGNEGVITVEEAKSLETELDVVEGMQFDRGYISPYFVTNADKMRVEMDDAYILINEKKLSSLNELLPLLEAVVQTGKPLIIVAEDVEGEALATLVVNRLRGGLKVAAVKAPGFGDRRKAMLQDIAILTGGQAISEDLGIKLENVTLNMLGRAKKMMIDKENTTIVNGAGKKADIEARVAQIKAQIEETTSDYDREKLQERLAKLAGGVAVIRVGGATEVEVKERKDRVDDAMHATRAAVEEGIVPGGGVALLRASEQLKGLRTKNDDQKTGVEIVRKALSAPARQIAINAGEDGSVIVGKILEKEQYAYGFDSQTGEYGNLVTKGIIDPTKVVRTAIQNAASVAALLITTEAMVAELPKKNTGAPAMPPGGGMGGMDF
- a CDS encoding recombinase family protein; the encoded protein is MNERAKITASHLSRQAIVYLRQSSAAQVEHNRESTDRQYALAAKARELGWPDDRIIIVIDEDLGLSGSGFVARSGFARLTAAVALAHVGLVLGLEVSRLARNNADWHRLIDLGGLTDTLIGDADGIYHPALFNDRLLLGLKGTMSEAELHVLRARLNGGIRNKAARGELRRGLPVGFVWGEADGETRFHPDEAVVTAIRNVFARFAETGSVRRVWLWFRSEGLTFPLQMHQGAEIRWVEASYTAIHHVLTNPVYAGAYAYGKSRQETMLDAAGVRRKRVRQLPRSEWQVLIADHGSSIGRPMRPTRIASPGTPAPGRTKWAAP
- a CDS encoding zinc ribbon domain-containing protein → MREGSALLQSLASCGHCGRRLHTHYRGRNSAPGYHCPGKILVEGRGVYCLNVGGIQIDEAVTQAFIAALEPAKLAATLAAAERLEADRETSLKQWRLGVERASYEASRAERRYRAVDPDNRLVARGLERGRRA